A genomic window from Carassius carassius chromosome 29, fCarCar2.1, whole genome shotgun sequence includes:
- the LOC132110134 gene encoding phospholipase A and acyltransferase 3-like, with the protein MAQTKPEPGDLIEIFRGTYQHWAIYVGEGYVIHLAPPSEHAQAGAYSMISVLCDKAKVKKEELYEVVGNDKYCINNLLDEKYEPHPVREILRDAHRLLGHELPYCVFKGNCEHFVTELRYGKPHSRQVRKAVEIGVGVGLAAAATFAVFAAVAAIFGSKDKQKQNK; encoded by the exons ATGGCACAGACAAag CCAGAGCCTGGAGACCTTATTGAAATCTTCCGAGGCACATATCAGCACTGGGCTATTTATGTTGGTGAAGGTTATGTGATTCACCTGGCACCTCCCT CTGAACATGCTCAAGCTGGAGCCTACAGTATGATTTCAGTATTATGTGATAAAGCCAAAGTGAAGAAAGAAGAGCTTTATGAAGTAGTTGGCAatgataaatactgtatcaaCAATCTTCTGGATGAGAAATATGAGCCACATCCTGTTCGAGAGATTCTACGGGATGCACACAGACTTTTGGGACACGAACTTCCATATTGTGTCTTTAAAGGGAACTGTGAGCACTTTGTTACAGAGCTGAGATACGGAAAGCCACATTCCCGACAG GTGCGGAAAGCGGTGGAGATTGGTGTTGGAGTTGGTCTTGCTGCAGCAGCTACCTTTGCAGTTTTTGCTGCTGTTGCAGCCATATTTGGCTcaaaagacaaacagaaacagaacaaATGA
- the scyl1 gene encoding N-terminal kinase-like protein — MWSFFARDPIKDFNYEILPENQEKSGIWTLSRGKRKTTGEPVSVFMYEVSQGTEEQTQLAKAAFKRTKTLRHPNILSYVDGLETEKSLYIVTEPVTTLAAHLKLQAEKGGASDLEVSWGLHQIVKALSFLVNDCHLNHNNLGMWAVFVDRAGEWKLGGLDHVTSDQGDTTSLPPPKVINPDLERYDPPESPGSGGDKWTGDVWRLGCLIWEVFNGNLPRASSLRSLGKIPKQLVPHYCELVGANPKIRPNPARFLLNCRSPGSFMNNSFVESCLFLEEIQIKEPAEKQQFFQDLSENLDSFPEDFCKHKVLPQLLTAFEFGNAGAVVLTPLFKVGKYLSAEEYQQKIIPVIVKMFSSTDRAMRIRLLQQMEQFIQYLNEAAVNTQIFPHVVHGFTDTNPAIREQTVKSMLLLAPKLNETNLNQELMRHFARLQARDDQGPIRCNTTVCLGKIAPYLNSGMRQRVLISAFSRATKDPFPASRAAGVLGFAATHQYYSVAESANRILPTLCTLTVDPDKNVRDQAFKAIKSFLSKLETVSEDPSKLAEIEKDVTALAQTGGSAATWAGWAVTGVSSITSKLIRNAPAGSEAPPAENSPVPQPAAGPVPTNIASKGPEIKVQTSGACGIQSETSNEETVEPDGDRSEDEDWGSLEDPEKVQTDPNDWHSDWSAMSSTQKKSNVGRKSSEAVKKQSSDWSSGWDADDSWSNEKDADGQGQSSPADEGWGNDWDEDGSLADSFSPTPRSKASTRAPKSGRLSSSQEGVRLASEYNWDGAEGKSATSDLFSSVSQRSTMKSDGWDADSAGDWGAEENWESLEGDQGLSKAESAKKKREERRKELEAKRAERKAAKGPLKLGARKLD, encoded by the exons ATGTGGTCCTTTTTCGCACGGGATCCTATTAAAGACTTCAACTATGAGATTTTACCCGAAAACCAAGAAAAGTCAGGAATATGGACCCTCAGTCGGGGCAAGCGCAAG ACAACTGGTGAGCCCGTGTCAGTCTTCATGTATGAGGTGTCCCAGGGAACAGAGGAGCAGACACAGCTGGCTAAAGCAGCTTTCAAACGCACAAAAACTCTCAGACATCCCAACATCTTGTCTTACGTAGATGGGTTGGAG ACAGAGAAAAGCTTGTACATCGTCACAGAGCCGGTGACGACTCTGGCTGCTCACCTGAAGCTCCAGGCGGAGAAGGGAGGTGCGAGTGATTTAGAGGTGTCATGGGGCCTTCATCAGATTGTC AAAGCACTGAGCTTCTTGGTGAACGATTGCCATCTCAACCATAATAACTTGGGCATGTGGGCTGTCTTTGTGGACCGTGCTGGTGAATGGAAACTAGGAGGGTTGGATCATGTGACCTCAGACCAGGGAGACACCACCTCCTTACCACCACCTAAAGTGATCAACCCCGACTTAGAGAGATATGACCCTCCAGAGAGCCCTGGCAGTGGGGGAGATAAATG GACAGGGGACGTGTGGCGTCTCGGTTGTCTCATTTGGGAAGTATTTAATGGAAATTTACCACGTGCCTCCTCGTTACGATCTCTCGGCAAG ATTCCAAAGCAGTTAGTGCCGCATTACTGTGAGTTAGTGGGAGCAAACCCAAAGATTCGGCCCAACCCTGCACGTTTCTTACTGAACTGCAGATCTCCTGGAAGCTTTATGAACAACAGCTTTGTGGAGAGCTGTCTGTTTCTGGAAGAGATACAG ATTAAAGAGCCTGCAGAGAAGCAGCAGTTTTTCCAGGACCTTAGTGAGAATCTTGACTCTTTTCCTGAAGATTTCTGTAAACATAAAGTGCTGCCTCAGCTCCTTACAGCCTTTGAGTTCGGCAATGCTGGCGCTGTCGTCCTCACACCGTTATTTAAG GTAGGGAAGTATTTGTCCGCTGAGGAGTACCAGCAGAAGATCATCCCAGTCATAGTGAAGATGTTCTCCTCTACCGACCGTGCCATGAGGATACGACTGCTGCAGCAG ATGGAGCAGTTTATTCAAtatttgaatgaagcagcagtTAATACACAGATTTTTCCACACGTGGTTCATGGCTTTACAGACACAAACCCTGCCATCCGAGAGCAGACTGTAAAG TCCATGTTACTGTTGGCCCCTAAATTAAATGAAACCAATTTAAATCAAGAGTTGATGCGTCACTTTGCACGTCTCCAGGCCCGGGATGATCAGGGCCCCATCCGCTGCAACACCACTGTTTGCCTGGGCAAAATTGCCCCCTACCTCAATTCTGGG ATGCGTCAGCGTGTATTAATCTCTGCATTCTCACGGGCAACTAAAGACCCGTTTCCTGCCTCACGAGCGGCAGGCGTGCTGGGGTTTGCTGCCACCCATCAGTACTATAGTGTGGCAGAAAGCGCCAATCGTATTCTGCCCACACTGTGCACACTGACCGTGGACCCAGACAAAAACGTCAGAGATCAG GCGTTCAAAGCCATAAAAAGTTTCCTCAGTAAGCTGGAGACCGTTTCTGAAGACCCCTCTAAACTAGCTGAAATAG AGAAGGATGTGACTGCATTGGCTCAGACAGGAGGCTCAGCTGCTACATGGGCAGGATGGGCGGTGACGGGTGTCTCCTCTATCACCTCTAAACTCATCCGAAATGCTCCGGCTGGTTCAGAGGCACCACCTGCTGAAAACAGCCCCGTCCCTCAACCTGCTGCTGGACCAGTACCCACAAATATTGCAAGCAAAG GGCCAGAAATTAAAGTACAAACATCAGGTGCATGTGGGATCCAATCAGAGACATCAAATGAGGAGACAGTGGAGCCAGATGGGGATCGGTCGGAGGATGAAGACTGGGGAAGCCTTGAG GACCCTGAAAAAGTCCAAACTGATCCAAACGATTGGCATTCTGATTGGTCGGCAATGTCATCAACACAGAAGAAAAGCAAT GTAGGCCGGAAGTCCTCAGAGGCAGTCAAGAAGCAGAGTTCTGATTGGAGCTCTGGCTGGGATGCCGATGATAGCTGGTCGAATGAGAAAGACGCAGATGGTCAGGGTCAAAGTTCACCTGCTGATGAAGGTTGGGGTAATGACTGGGATGAGGATGGGAGTCTGGCTGATAGTTTCTCCCCAACACCTCGAAGTAAAGCCTCAACCAGAGCTCCAAAGAGCGGCAGATTAAGCTCTTCGCAGGAAGGGGTACGATTGGCCAGCGAATATAACTGGGATGGAGCGGAAGGAAAATCAGCAACATCCGATCTGTTTTCCAGTGTGTCACAACGAAGTACAATG AAGTCTGATGGCTGGGACGCAGACAGTGCTGGAGACTGGGGAGCAGAAGAAAACTGGGAGTCACTGGAAGGAGATCAGG GTTTAAGTAAAGCAGAATCAGCAAAGAAGAAACGAGAAGAGCGGCGGAAGGAGCTGGAGGCCAAACGGGCAGAGCGTAAGGCGGCAAAGGGTCCTCTAAAACTGGGCGCACGCAAACTGGACTGA